One Polynucleobacter sp. SHI8 genomic window, ATTACAGAGTTGGCCAGACTGACGACTAAATGTTGTTTAGAGATAAATCACATTGCAAAGATATAAGCATTACCTAAGTATAAACCCCAGTAGGTATCCATTTTAGATAAAAGAACTCTTTTGCTACTTGCTAGATGGATTAGAATCAATAAATAAATAAAGCCTAATGAGTGTTTTAACCTCAACGAAGGTATTTAAGTAATAAGACAATCTCAATATAAGATTGAGGTAAATATAAAAATAGGGAGACAACCTTGAGTTCTATATCAGTGACTAAAGCAGACATTTTACAAGCCTGTAAAGATATGTTGTGTAAAGAGCTTTATGTGGTTTTTACTACTCCAACCAATGGCCTAGGTCCTGTGATGGAGAATCTAGAGCAACACTTACAGTTTCAAATTGGTCTTGAAAAAAAAGGAATCATGTTCGGGGCGGGTCCATTCTTTGCTGATAATGAGTCTGATTGGAATGGTGAAGGTATGGTGATTATTCGTGCAGAATCTTTAAAGGCTGCTCAAGAGATAGCAGCACAAGATCCAATGCATCAGTGTGGTGCTAGGTCTTTCAAAGTGAGACCTTGGTTATTGAATGAAGGCACTATTACCATTCAACTGAATTATTCTGATCGTTCACAAAAAATACTCTAATTCATTAGGAGACAAAGATGATTACTCAATGTATTTATTTTTTAAGAAGTACACTTCAAACGAAAAGATTTATCTCTTCGATCGTATTTTTGTTAATAAGTCCATTCGTTTTTGCACAAGCAGATTTTCCAAAACAAAAACCAATTACCTTGATCGTGGCAACCGGTCCAGGAAGCTCTACAGATTCTATGGCTAGACTAGTAGCAGCTAAATTAACCGAAACTTTAGGATGGAATATAGTTGTCGAAAATAAATTAGGTGCGAGTGGGAATATTGCATGTGTCTATGTGAAAAGATCAAATCCTGATGGATATACCGTATTGGTTCATAGTGTGTCATTTGCCATTAATCCTAGTATTTATAAAAATGCTGGATATGATGCGATTGCTGATTTTGAGCCGATTGCCCTAGGTGCAAGTTCACCCAACGTGATTGGCCTTAATATTGCTTTACCAGTAAATAACTTAAAAGAACTGGTTGCCTATGGCAAAAAAGAGAAATTAAGTTATTCGTCATCAGGCATTGGAACTACCACCCATTTGACAATTGAACGATTTAAAAATATGACAAATTCTGATTTTGTACATGTGCCGTATCAACCAGCTCAGGCAGTTGGTGCAACAGTAGCCGGGCATACACAAATTTCAAGCACATCGATGCCACCTACAGTACAGTTTATTAAAGCTAGTAAGTTAAAGGCATTGGCAGTGACGAGCGCACAGCGCTCATCTGCTCTGCCAGATGTTCCGACCATGGCTGAGCAAGGGTTTCCGGAGTTTGATGACACCACATGGTTTGGTTTTTGGGTGGCAAGTAAAACCCCACCGGAAATTGTGAATAAATTAAATGCTGAAATTAATCGGGCAATTGAAACAAAAGATGTGAAGGATAAACTTACTGGTTTAGGACTTGATACAAAGTCTTTATCACCCAATGAGTTCAAACAGTATATGAAAGCCGAAGTACCGAAGTGGGCAAGAGCCGTAAAAGAATCTGGTGCAACTGCCGATTAAAGGATTCATGTGAAAGCTGCTGTTGTTCTGCAAAAAGATCAGCCACCTGTCTTTGCAGATTTCAAAAATCCGCTACCTGATGCCAGTCAGAACCTGGTCCGTGTTCGAGCATCCTCCATTAGTCAAATTACCAAGGCACGAGCTTCTGTAACCCATTACAGTTCAGACAATGAAGTACCGTTTATCCCAGGCTTTGATGGCGTAGGAACCTTAGAAGATGGCTCCACGGTCTATTTTTTGTTACCGCAAAATCCATTTGGAGCGATGGCTGAATATTGTGTTGTTGATACAAAGCATTGCGTAAAAATTTCGCAAACACTAAGTTCGGATATCCTCGCAGCAATGGCCATCCCAGGAATGTCTTCGTGGGCAGCATTGATTGATCAAGCCAAAATGGTTCCAGGGCAAACGGTGTTGATTAATGGTGCAAACGGTATTTCTGGAAGATTAGCTATTCAAATTGCTAAGTATTTAGGCGCTGGAAAAATTATTGCCACAGCAAGACGATCCGAATTGTTTGATGAGATGATTGCTCTTGGAGCAGATGAATGTATTCAATTAACAGAAGAAACGGGCATTTTGGAGAACTCTTTGAAAGT contains:
- a CDS encoding tripartite tricarboxylate transporter substrate binding protein yields the protein MITQCIYFLRSTLQTKRFISSIVFLLISPFVFAQADFPKQKPITLIVATGPGSSTDSMARLVAAKLTETLGWNIVVENKLGASGNIACVYVKRSNPDGYTVLVHSVSFAINPSIYKNAGYDAIADFEPIALGASSPNVIGLNIALPVNNLKELVAYGKKEKLSYSSSGIGTTTHLTIERFKNMTNSDFVHVPYQPAQAVGATVAGHTQISSTSMPPTVQFIKASKLKALAVTSAQRSSALPDVPTMAEQGFPEFDDTTWFGFWVASKTPPEIVNKLNAEINRAIETKDVKDKLTGLGLDTKSLSPNEFKQYMKAEVPKWARAVKESGATAD
- a CDS encoding zinc-binding alcohol dehydrogenase family protein is translated as MKAAVVLQKDQPPVFADFKNPLPDASQNLVRVRASSISQITKARASVTHYSSDNEVPFIPGFDGVGTLEDGSTVYFLLPQNPFGAMAEYCVVDTKHCVKISQTLSSDILAAMAIPGMSSWAALIDQAKMVPGQTVLINGANGISGRLAIQIAKYLGAGKIIATARRSELFDEMIALGADECIQLTEETGILENSLKVVFQQGVHILLDYLWGPSALSIIQSSAKHSPQGFSMQLVQIGSIGGATIPFPASALRSSGLKVMGSGLGSLSIAQMLSAVSDLIKHAPEAGFQIKTEKIPLSEVSQVWNTTSSDVRTVLMI
- a CDS encoding YciI family protein; translation: MSSISVTKADILQACKDMLCKELYVVFTTPTNGLGPVMENLEQHLQFQIGLEKKGIMFGAGPFFADNESDWNGEGMVIIRAESLKAAQEIAAQDPMHQCGARSFKVRPWLLNEGTITIQLNYSDRSQKIL